Proteins encoded within one genomic window of Anopheles gambiae chromosome 3, idAnoGambNW_F1_1, whole genome shotgun sequence:
- the LOC1275612 gene encoding syntaxin-5 isoform X1, translating to MQSRARRRYGADDTGDSFAVITIGSDGAATSASSSGTSQHHHQRVEDDIPEKPKYPAPSSATSWLPALSQRIFASVAPAPTNPAPRNAWNEPPPKQQQQGFWASEGQREEEEDEDDDLLGKNSALPEFTMTARDRSGEFASAIRSLQGRNIQRAVNLKDPRKAKHMQSYAEFMMIAKHIGKNIASTYTKLEKLTLLAKKKTLFDDRPAEIQELTYIIKGDLNSLNQQIARLQEVSKSQRRSTSNGKHLLSHSSNMVVALQAKLANMSSDFKQVLEVRTENLKQQKTRRDQVRPGKKGSFQLHQTIISFSLLPFCTILQFSQGPMAGGLPPSTMRGSTQGSLLLQEQQDQVCIDMGGAGTSGGSSSERAPLLQQQQQQQQLVLYDESDSYVQERAETMQNIESTIVELGGIFQQLAHMVKEQEEMVERIDSNLQDVELNVEAAHGEILKYFQSVTKNRWLMIKIFGVLILFFIFFVIFLA from the exons ATGCAATCAAGGGCAAGACGTCGTTACGGTGCTGACGATACGGGTGACTCATTCGCTGTAATAACGATCGGCTCGGACGGAGCAGCAACTTCCGCCTCGTCATCGGGCACtagccagcaccaccaccagcgagTGGAAGACGACATCCCCGAGAAGCCCAAATATCCGGCCCCTAGTTCGGCCACCAGCTGGTTACCAGCGCTGTCGCAGCGAATCTTTGCCTCGGTTGCACCCGCACCGACCAATCCCGCACCAAGGAACGCTTGGAACGAGCCACcaccgaagcagcagcaacagggcTTTTGGGCGAGTGAAGGCCAacgggaggaggaggaggacgaggacgacgatcTTCTCGGTAAGAACAGTGCACTGCCGGAGTTCACGATGACGGCGCGGGACCGTTCCGGTGAGTTTGCGAGCGCAATCCGGTCGCTCCAGGGCCGCAACATCCAGCGGGCAGTGAACCTGAAAGACCCGCGCAAGGCCAAGCACATGCAGAGCTACGCGGAGTTTATGATGATTGCCAAGCACATTGGCAAAAACATTGCCAGCACGTACACCAAGCTGGAAAAGTTGACGCTAC TGGCTAAGAAGAAGACGCTTTTCGACGACCGGCCAGCCGAGATACAGGAGCTGACGTACATCATCAAGGGCGACCTGAACTCGCTCAACCAACAGATCGCCCGCCTGCAGGAGGTTTCGAAATCGCAACGAAGGTCCACCAGCAACGGCAAGCATTTGCTTTCACATTCCTCCAACATGGTGGTGGCGCTGCAGGCCAAGCTCGCCAACATGAGCTCCGACTTCAAGCAGGTGCTGGAGGTGCGGACGGAAAACTTGAAGCAGCAGAAAACGCGACGGGATCAGGTACGGCCGGGCAAAAAAGGCAGCTTCCAGCTTCACCAGacaatcatttcattttcgcTCCTCCCCTTTTGCACCATTTTACAGTTCAGTCAAGGTCCGATGGCCGGTGGATTGCCACCGTCGACGATGCGCGGCTCAACGCAGGGCAGCTTGCTGCTACAGGAGCAGCAGGATCAGGTGTGCATCGATATGGGTGGCGCCGGCACGTCTGGTGGATCGTCGTCCGAACGGGCGCCGTTgctacagcaacagcagcagcagcagcagctggtgcTGTACGATGAGTCCGACAGCTACGTGCAGGAGCGGGCCGAAACGATGCAAAACATCGAAAGCACGATCGTGGAGCTGGGTGGCATCTTTCAGCAGCTGGCCCACATGGtgaaggagcaggaggagatgGTCGAACGGATCGATAGCAATCTGCAGGACGTGGAGCTGAACGTGGAGGCGGCCCACGGGGAAATTCTCAAATACTTCCAATCGGTCACGAAGAACCGTTGGCTGATGATCAAGATCTTTGGCGTGCTGATActgtttttcatctttttcgtTATCTTCCTGGCGTAG
- the LOC1275612 gene encoding syntaxin-5 isoform X2 — protein sequence MQSRARRRYGADDTGDSFAVITIGSDGAATSASSSGTSQHHHQRVEDDIPEKPKYPAPSSATSWLPALSQRIFASVAPAPTNPAPRNAWNEPPPKQQQQGFWASEGQREEEEDEDDDLLGKNSALPEFTMTARDRSGEFASAIRSLQGRNIQRAVNLKDPRKAKHMQSYAEFMMIAKHIGKNIASTYTKLEKLTLLAKKKTLFDDRPAEIQELTYIIKGDLNSLNQQIARLQEVSKSQRRSTSNGKHLLSHSSNMVVALQAKLANMSSDFKQVLEVRTENLKQQKTRRDQFSQGPMAGGLPPSTMRGSTQGSLLLQEQQDQVCIDMGGAGTSGGSSSERAPLLQQQQQQQQLVLYDESDSYVQERAETMQNIESTIVELGGIFQQLAHMVKEQEEMVERIDSNLQDVELNVEAAHGEILKYFQSVTKNRWLMIKIFGVLILFFIFFVIFLA from the exons ATGCAATCAAGGGCAAGACGTCGTTACGGTGCTGACGATACGGGTGACTCATTCGCTGTAATAACGATCGGCTCGGACGGAGCAGCAACTTCCGCCTCGTCATCGGGCACtagccagcaccaccaccagcgagTGGAAGACGACATCCCCGAGAAGCCCAAATATCCGGCCCCTAGTTCGGCCACCAGCTGGTTACCAGCGCTGTCGCAGCGAATCTTTGCCTCGGTTGCACCCGCACCGACCAATCCCGCACCAAGGAACGCTTGGAACGAGCCACcaccgaagcagcagcaacagggcTTTTGGGCGAGTGAAGGCCAacgggaggaggaggaggacgaggacgacgatcTTCTCGGTAAGAACAGTGCACTGCCGGAGTTCACGATGACGGCGCGGGACCGTTCCGGTGAGTTTGCGAGCGCAATCCGGTCGCTCCAGGGCCGCAACATCCAGCGGGCAGTGAACCTGAAAGACCCGCGCAAGGCCAAGCACATGCAGAGCTACGCGGAGTTTATGATGATTGCCAAGCACATTGGCAAAAACATTGCCAGCACGTACACCAAGCTGGAAAAGTTGACGCTAC TGGCTAAGAAGAAGACGCTTTTCGACGACCGGCCAGCCGAGATACAGGAGCTGACGTACATCATCAAGGGCGACCTGAACTCGCTCAACCAACAGATCGCCCGCCTGCAGGAGGTTTCGAAATCGCAACGAAGGTCCACCAGCAACGGCAAGCATTTGCTTTCACATTCCTCCAACATGGTGGTGGCGCTGCAGGCCAAGCTCGCCAACATGAGCTCCGACTTCAAGCAGGTGCTGGAGGTGCGGACGGAAAACTTGAAGCAGCAGAAAACGCGACGGGATCAG TTCAGTCAAGGTCCGATGGCCGGTGGATTGCCACCGTCGACGATGCGCGGCTCAACGCAGGGCAGCTTGCTGCTACAGGAGCAGCAGGATCAGGTGTGCATCGATATGGGTGGCGCCGGCACGTCTGGTGGATCGTCGTCCGAACGGGCGCCGTTgctacagcaacagcagcagcagcagcagctggtgcTGTACGATGAGTCCGACAGCTACGTGCAGGAGCGGGCCGAAACGATGCAAAACATCGAAAGCACGATCGTGGAGCTGGGTGGCATCTTTCAGCAGCTGGCCCACATGGtgaaggagcaggaggagatgGTCGAACGGATCGATAGCAATCTGCAGGACGTGGAGCTGAACGTGGAGGCGGCCCACGGGGAAATTCTCAAATACTTCCAATCGGTCACGAAGAACCGTTGGCTGATGATCAAGATCTTTGGCGTGCTGATActgtttttcatctttttcgtTATCTTCCTGGCGTAG
- the LOC1275613 gene encoding BOS complex subunit TMEM147: MTLYHFGNCAALVYVPYYFTYKYSGLSEYGAFWKCVQAGGIYVFTQLCKMLVLATFFPDTDTFTEGAPFNFIAEFLRCSVDLVDFLGLAFVLSRIPGKGHSKLITAGLGWATAEVILSRGLMLWVGARGAEFSWLYIQKCLESNVLLVQHLSTATLLWLFSRHDLDRKLVPLVVLLLVATSYRGVWLEGTLHAMSAGPWLSLALKALITSCMGVGTLHIYSGLAQQIGL, translated from the exons ATGACGCTCTACCACTTTGGTAACTGTGCCGCGTTGGTGTACGTGCCGTACTATTTCACCTACAAATATTCCGGACT CTCCGAATATGGTGCGTTCTGGAAATGCGTTCAGGCGGGCGGAATTTACGTGTTTACGCAGCTCTGCAAAATGCTTGTCCTTGCAACGTTCTTCCCCGACACCGACACCTTCACGGAAGGTGCACCATTTAACTTCATTGCC GAATTTCTCCGCTGCAGTGTCGATCTGGTCGACTTCCTTGGGCTTGCCTTCGTGCTGTCTCGAATTCCGGGCAAGGGGCACAGCAAACTGATCACCGCCGGGTTGGGCTGGGCAACGGCGGAAGTGATACTGTCCCGCGGCCTGATGCTGTGGGTCGGCGCACGCGGGGCCGAGTTTTCCTGGCTCTACATCCAAAAGTGTCTCGAGTCGAACGTGCTGCTCGTGCAGCACCTGTCGACCGCTACCCTGCTGTGGTTGTTCTCGCGCCACGATCTGGACAGGAAGCTGGTgccgctggtggtgctgctgctcgtggcCACCTCGTACCGGGGCGTATGGCTGGAGGGAACGCTGCACGCCATGTCCGCCGGGCCGTGGCTTAGCTTGGCACTGAAAGCCCTCATCACGAGCTGCATGGGCGTCGGTACGTTGCACATCTACTCGGGGCTGGCGCAACAGATCGGCCTGTAG
- the LOC3291806 gene encoding uncharacterized protein LOC3291806, with product MAPQKEKPQQEQQVALLNDNLFTCVLTAGTNVKKYTRLVEKNEHQFDLMEVSKFVFDLVQSRTKPLDVNAKIVCGMCYIFLFNVQKLRDRILIVDQKHFKGRKIGYKEKNVVRQFEVECRPGKDGRPKVPITLDELLSMDIDMHMEAGSEKDVIDALLASQQSTTVQNVDDITLRELPPSLRHDEEYHTVDNDFGEARSNELLDFFNDSAQEAETEPASMIHSDLPVTQDDLMDIDPSLEPELDAVDSIRDSDILPLEEDTLQPVPMYVSDEEDNKDEIELISLNAAFYALLFFLHRVKEEENSADETEQNPPIENNLMGEKRHETSPTNVVPKKRSRLIVDVFTQISTNCLARQLAKCAKTTVTMEQPRQEVQAFLAEQKLNQLFAEPLRPWLHSFLYKRHLTVRKERATPLSKFEFCKKKTTKRDKNGICKSNAPQTEEVQTAEIVPPIETLAPIELPTELPGVPAMVTTAESAPCVEPTGNNAPTSMRSFLTRFTGNPAEWDYLKRTEDPHSEKRKDKKDEGVVTSHALQVVLRSLFDEVADESIPFEMIQAKMGSRQIAASLFAKLLELSATKIIRIATNEYGLPVMVQKFQNWPLH from the exons atggcaccccaaaaagaaaaacctcaACAAGAGCAGCAAGTGGCGCTGCTGAACGATAATCTGTTCACGTGCGTGCTAACGGCCGGCACCAATGTGAAGAAATACACTCGGCTGGTAGAAAAGAACGAGCATCAGTTCGATCTCATGGAAGTGAG caaatttgtttttgacCTCGTTCAAAGCCGCACCAAGCCGTTGGATGTAAACGCCAAAATCGTTTGCGGAATGTGTTACATTTTTCTGTTTAATGTACAGAAACTTCGTG ATCGCATACTAATTGTGGACCAGAAACATTTCAAGGGACGCAAAATTGGTTACAAGGAAAAGAATGT TGTTCGACAGTTTGAGGTTGAGTGCCGGCCCGGCAAAGATGGTCGCCCCAAAGTGCCGATAACCTTGGACGAATTGTTATCCATGGACATCGACATGCATATGGAAGCCGGCAGCGAGAAGGATGTGATTGATGCGCTGTTGGCTAGCCAGCAAAGCACAACGGTACAAAACGTGGACGACATTACGCTGCGCGAGCTGCCGCCTTCGCTGCGCCACGATGAAGAGTATCATACGGTGGATAATGATTTCGGGGAGGCGAGGTCTAATGAGttgttggattttttcaacGACTCAGCGCAGGAAGCGGAAACGGAACCGGCGTCCATGATACATTCGGACTTGCCCGTTACGCAGGACGACCTGATGGATATCGATCCTTCGCTAGAGCCAGAATTAGATGCAGTGGATAGTATTCG GGATAGTGATATCCTTCCATTAGAAGAAGACACCTTGCAGCCAGTACCGATGTATGTTTCCGACGAGGAAGACAATAAGGACGAAATAGAACTAATTTCTTTAAATGCTGCATTTTATGC ACTCCTATTTTTCCTCCACAGAGTAAAAGAGGAAGAGAACAGCGCTGACGAGACTGAACAAAACCCACCAATCGAAAACAATCTTATGGGGGAGAAGAGACACGAAACTAGCCCAACAAACGTCGTCCCCAAAAAACGATCGAGGCTAATTGTGGACGTTTTTACGCAGATCAGTACCAACTGCTTGGCACGACAGTTGGCAAAATGTGCCAAAACGACCGTCACCATG GAACAACCAAGGCAAGAGGTGCAAGCATTTTTGGCTGAGCAAAAGCTGAACCAACTATTCGCCGAACCATTGCGCCCTTGGCTTCATAGCTTCCTGTATAAGCGCCACCTCACCGTACGGAAGGAGAGAGCCACACCCCTCTCTAAGTTTGAgttttgcaagaaaaaaacaaccaaacgcGATAAAAACGGTATTTGCAAGAGCAATGCTCCGCAAACGGAGGAGGTACAAACGGCCGAAATCGTTCCACCAATTGAAACGTTAGCGCCGATTGAACTACCTACCGAGTTGCCGGGTGTTCCTGCAATGGTTACAACGGCCGAATCTGCTCCGTGTGTTGAGCCAACGGGCAATAACGCTCCAACGAGCATGCGTAGCTTCCTGACGCGCTTTACTGGCAATCCGGCGGAGTGGGACTATTTGAAAAGGACGGAAGATCCACACAGCGAAAAGCGGAAGGATAAGAAGGACGAAGGCGTAGTGACGAGCCACGCGCTGCAGGTAGTGCTGCGCTCCCTGTTCGATGAGGTGGCGGACGAATCCATCCCGTTCGAGATGATACAGGCCAAGATGGGCAGTCGGCAAATTGCTGCGTCGTTGTTTGCCAAGCTGTTAG AACTCTCCGCTACTAAAATCATACGTATTGCGACGAATGAATATGGATTGCCAGTAATGGTGCAAAAGTTTCAAAACTGGCCACTTCATTAA
- the LOC1275614 gene encoding glutamate receptor ionotropic, kainate 5 — translation MQRPTNTWEQVSNLNSTQQPNTSMELATDLLHFTSAFQLFLQTLALTHLSGHYSVCVVRSIHDDVRLEFPRAIVTVTLEAPANTTDTTFGDRLVRSINAGCEGFMVLEGALFPFLDHFRSAHEAAYFRAHNKRIIATVRLGPVARERLLQHDTMEVTPNMLLVEVNESEGMVGLYTTKLSPQEPRGIVAELMLLERFRFGEELLLGLPESIRKFPDKLTDMEGRRVRLSTLPYPPCSVANEVPLGEGNARSTVPANYSLQADGTEILMVLELCRRHNCTLEIELVANSEWGQVYPNGSADGLIGSLIDRRSDVAVAAIYRWYNWYQYMTMSTYTGRSGVSALVPRPRLLPYWQTPFLSFPPSLWLMVAVSFCVGTVAVFLTEHARHHIRPLSGSTSHNNRLIDSIFFMVSLYVEQSVPLPNSLLAGSMLLTFLLFGGFMIGNSYAGALACVMTIPRYEKSIDTRADFAASGMKWSGPTVAWMNSLLMAEQPELVTIRDRYEVHGGDTLARYSHTRRDMGYVHERLQYGSYALESFINLNATRLLQPLKEDVFWEQIVTACSKTWPLMGYYDDLILRVQQNGILRYWELGSVIRNMGLEIQRNLANARVQDSDHEPVKLRMAHFLGVFFILLVGLSLASAIFVAELVVYRANSNLTTKQKVEVESVD, via the exons ATGCAACGTCCAACCAACACGTGGGAACAAGTTTCAAATTTGAACTCTACCCAACAACCCAACACCAGTATGGAATTGGCCACAGATTTGCTACACTTTACCAGTGCTTTTCAACTGTTCCTGCAAACACTAGCCCTGACGCACCTGTCCGGACACTatagtgtttgtgtggtgcGCAGCATTCACGACGATGTTCGGTTGGAGTTTCCACGCGCTATCGTAACCGTTACGCTGGAAGCACCGGCCAACACCACGGACACCACCTTCGGCGATCGCTTGGTGCGCTCCATCAATGCCGGCTGTGAAGGATTTATGGTGCTGGAAGGGGCACTGTTTCCATTTCTGGACCATTTCCGGTCGGCCCACGAAGCAGCCTACTTCCGAGCGCATAACAAACGTATCATTGCCACTGTTCGGCTTGGTCCAGTGGCAAGGGAACGGTTGCTACAGCACGATACGATGGAAGTTACGCCCAAcatgctgctggtggaggtgAATGAATCGGAAGGAATGGTTGGTCTTTACACGACGAAGTTATCGCCGCAGGAACCAAGAGGAATTGTGGCAGAGTTGATGCTGCTGGAGCGGTTCCGTTTTGGGGAGGAGTTGTTGTTAGGGCTGCCGGAATCGATCCGAAAGTTTCCCGATAAGCTGACCGACATGGAGGGAAGACGCGTTCGGCTGTCCACCTTGCCGTATCCTCCCTGCAGCGTGGCGAATGAAGTG CCACTGGGTGAAGGAAATGCTCGCAGTACGGTTCCGGCCAACTACTCCTTGCAGGCGGATGGGACGGAAATTTTGATGGTACTGGAGCTCTGCCGTCGTCACAACTGTACGTTGGAGATTGAGCTTG TTGCTAACTCGGAATGGGGCCAGGTGTACCCGAATGGTTCGGCCGATGGTTTGATAGGATCATTGATCGATCGTCGTTCGGATGTGGCCGTGGCTGCAATATACCGTTG GTACAACTGGTACCAGTACATGACAATGTCGACCTACACTGGTCGATCGGGCGTCTCCGCGCTTGTACCGCGGCCCCGTCTCTTACCCTACTGGCAAACACCATTCCTATCATTCCCGCCAAGCCTCTGGCTAATGGTGGCCGTTTCATTCTGCGTGGGAACGGTTGCCGTGTTCCTTACCGAGCACGCCCGCCACCACATACGTCCGCTTTCCGGTTCCACCAGTCACAACAACAGGCTGATCGATTCCATCTTCTTCATGGTGAGCTTGTACGTGGAACAGTCCGTCCCGCTGCCGAACAGTTTGCTGGCGGGTTCGATGCTGCTTACGTTTCTCCTCTTCGgagggttcatgatcggtaaCAGCTATGCCGGTGCGCTGGCCTGCGTGATGACGATTCCCCGGTACGAAAAGTCCATCGACACGCGGGCCGACTTTGCCGCCAGCGGGATGAAATGGTCCGGCCCGACGGTTGCGTGGATGAACTCGCTGCTGATGGCGGAACAGCCGGAGCTGGTAACGATCCGCGACCGGTACGAGGTGCACGGTGGTGATACGTTGGCCCGCTACTCGCACACACGGCGCGACATGGGCTACGTGCACGAGCGGTTGCAGTACGGGAGCTATGCGCTGGAGTCGTTCATCAATCTGAATGCGACGCGCTTGCTGCAACCGCTCAAGGAGGACGTGTTTTGGGAGCAGATCGTAACGGCGTGCAGCAAAACGTGGCCACTGATGGGGTACTACGACGATCTGATACTGCGCGTGCAGCAGAATGGCATCCTGCGCTACTGGGAGCTGGGG AGCGTTATCCGGAACATGGGGCTGGAGATTCAGCGCAATTTAGCGAACGCACGGGTGCAGGACTCCGACCACGAGCCGGTGAAGCTACGGATGGCACATTTTCTCGGCGTGTTTTTCATACTGTTAGTGGGGCTCAGTCTGGCGAGCGCTATTTTCGTAGCGGAGCTGGTGGTGTATCGGGCAAATTCCAATTTGACTACGAAGCAAAAAGTGGAAGTAGAAAGTGTAGATTAG
- the LOC1275615 gene encoding pre-mRNA-splicing factor CWC25 homolog, whose protein sequence is MGGGDLNTKKSWHPNTMKNQERVWKAEQQEAAEKKRLTELRREIDEERNREELKSIGQKSGILPGDEGDKKLEWMYRGPSQLVNREEYLLGRTIDKTFEELDAQEKTANSTFGVAQPKNHVEHECIPFSIRQHKDVLSSDQVDLARKMMEDPLMLIKQREMESRQKILQNPVKLKELHRLLKGDRSLKASEGKKNKKKDKKKDGKKSKKSHKKKSKKSKRRSNSSASGSDSDGSADLDKLLAEKYKKVAGEGQEGVSIDKLLTMKYDKLTKELDMMGSGGSKGKRQRAREQSADSSGSDKRGTRRRQDDRYGKREEHGRRDDRDRGRTNASKERSRDVRKSRRDSSEESVKDRKRDRKQTHSERDRSRDRQRNRSPVRSGHRSPVRKAAPSKDKHSRGRSRSRSPERKQSHKETKRRSRSRSHRRRSRSPAPEHSKPKAKPRRTPSSSSSSSSGSDSDASNQPAQTHPAPDDSDDERRVRKVRNFGLVTASGEKLDTSTRSEVRLYKREEIKAEQSKQRPTWSKPQEKKRPLSEQELEEKRLAMMSNAQWRDKERESNVKRYESEDHREDAKESREFDKEFLTKQLKRAAASETVESRIRSNRNNIQRSNGAMDRNFVKR, encoded by the exons ATGGGTGGCGGTGATCTG AACACGAAAAAGTCATGGCATCCGAACACGATGAAAAACCAGGAGCGCGTCTGGAAGGCGGAACAGCAGGAGGCGGCGGAAAAGAAGCGCCTGACCGAGCTGCGGCGCGAAATAGACGAAGAGCGCAACCGGGAGGAGCTGAAAAGCATCGGCCAAAAGTCGGGCATCCTGCCGGGCGACGAGGGCGACAAGAAGCTCGAATGGATGTACCGCGGCCCGTCGCAGCTGGTCAACCGGGAGGAGTACCTGCTCGGGCGCACCATCGACAAAACGTTCGAAGAGCTGGACGCGCAGGAAAAGACGGCCAACTCGACGTTCGGTGTGGCGCAGCCGAAAAATCACGTCGAACATGAGTGCATTCCATTTTCGATCCGTCAGCACAAGGATGTGCTCAGCAGCGATCAGGTCGATCTCGCCCGGAAGATGATGGAGGACCCGCTAATGCTGATCAAGCAGCGGGAGATGGAATCGCGCCAAAAGATACTGCAAAATCCCGTCAAGCTGAAGGAGCTGCACCGGCTGCTGAAGGGCGACCGGAGCCTGAAAGCGTCCgaggggaagaaaaacaaaaagaaggacaaaaagaaagatgggaagaaaagcaaaaagagccacaagaagaagagcaagaaaagCAAACGCCGGAGCAATAGCAGCGCGTCCGGAAGCGACAGTGACGGAAGCGCGGATTTGGACAAGCTGCTGGCGGAGAAGTACAAAAAGGTAGCCGGAGAAGGGCAGGAAGGCGTGAGCATTGACAAGCTGCTAACCATGAAGTATGACAAGCTGACCAAAGAGCTGGACATGATGGGTAGCGGTGGATCGAAAGGGAAAAGGCAGCGGGCGCGCGAACAAAGTGCCGACTCGTCCGGATCAGACAAAAGAGGCACGCGCCGACGGCAGGATGATCGGTACGGCAAGCGGGAGGAACATGGTAGGCGTGATGATCGAGATAGAGGGAGAACAAATGCTAGCAAAGAGCGTTCACGGGATGTGAGGAAAAGCCGAAGAGATTCTTCAGAGGAAAGTGTAAAAGATCGAAAGCGAGATAGAAAACAGACTCAttcagagagagatagaagtAGGGATAGGCAAAGAAACAGATCACCGGTTCGTTCCGGCCACCGTTCTCCCGTGCGTAAAGCGGCCCCATCGAAAGACAAACACAGTCGTGGTCGTTCCCGGTCAAGATCTCCCGAAAGGAAGCAGTCGCACAAGGAGACGAAACGTCGCTCACGATCGCGCAGCCACCGGCGACGTAGCCGAAGCCCCGCACCAGAACACAGCAAACCGAAAGCGAAACCCCGCAGAACACCATCCAGCTCGTCATCCTCATCGTCCGGATCGGATTCGGACGCTTCGAATCAACCAGCCCAAACACACCCGGCACCCGACGACTCGGACGATGAACGGCGCGTCCGGAAGGTGCGAAACTTTGGACTCGTCACAGCGTCCGGTGAAAAGTTGGACACCTCCACCCGGTCCGAGGTACGGCTGTACAAGCGCGAAGAGATCAAAGCCGAACAGTCAAAGCAACGGCCAACGTGGAGCAAACCGCAGGAAAAGAAGCGACCGCTGTCCGAGCAGGAGCTGGAAGAGAAACGGCTGGCCATGATGAGCAATGCCCAGTGGCGGGATAAGGAACGTGAATCGAACGTGAAGCGGTACGAATCGGAAGATCACCGGGAGGATGCGAAGGAAAGCCGAGAGTTCGATAAGGAGTTTCTCACGAAGCAGCTGAAACGGGCGGCAGCGAGCGAAACGGTCGAATCGCGCATTCGTTCGAATCGGAACAATATTCAGCGATCGAACGGTGCCATGGATAGGAATTTCGTGAAGCGATGA
- the LOC1275616 gene encoding translocon-associated protein subunit gamma — translation MVDNTKDLGFTKEEELLLQDFSRNVSTKSNVLFYGSAFIVSAVPIWLFWRVHQMDLLPSVVFFVIVTGLCTYLLAMAYRNTKFTMKHKIAIKREDAVSREMTAQLADDKKMSRKERDERVLWKKIDVAEYEATTFSIFYNNALFLAVVIFASFYLLRSFTPTFNYIFSMVGAGGLLALLSTGKST, via the exons ATGGTGGACAACACGAAGGATCTCGGCTTCACCAAGGAGGAGGAGCTGTTGCTGCAGGACTTTAGCCGGAACGTGAGCACCAAATCGAACGTCCTGTTCTATGGCAGTGCCTTCATCGTGTCCGCGGTCCCCATCT GGCTGTTCTGGAGGGTTCACCAAATGGACCTGCTGCCGTCGGTCGTGTTCTTCGTGATTGTGACCGGCCTGTGCACGTACCTGCTGGCGATGGCGTACCGCAACACCAAGTTCACGATGAAGCACAAGATTGCCATCAAGCGCGAGGACGCGGTCTCGCGCGAGATGACCGCCCAGCTCGCCGACGATAAGAAGATGAGCCGCAAGGAGCGCGACGAGCGGGTGCTGTGGAAGAAGATCGACGTCGCCGAGTATGAGGCGACCACCTTCTCCATCTTCTACAACAACGCCCTCTTCCTGGCCGTGGTCATCTTTGCCAGCTTCTACCTGCTGCGATCGTTCACCCCGACCTTCAACTACATCTTCTCCATGGTCGGTGCCGGTGGACTGCTGGCCCTGCTGTCGACGGGCAAATCGACGTAA